Proteins found in one Salvia splendens isolate huo1 chromosome 10, SspV2, whole genome shotgun sequence genomic segment:
- the LOC121750413 gene encoding probable protein phosphatase 2C 24, translating to MAEICCGVVSESEGSCETSTRAARRRRADPSVKRRCLDLCDKALHNCGGETEKLSLRSEKGKQLPPPIVLTPILNPLPSSAAGAEISKDVLPKFGFTSVCGRRRDMEDAVASHPSFFRSKKHDLDDAAAALHYFGVYDGHGCSHVATKCKERLHEMVKEELLLDDVGEEESDRNSSNWWRRVMERSFTRMDKEVVAWNENVVDNMIPSCRCELRTPDCDAVGSTAVVAVVTPYNIVVANCGDSRAVLCRNGKAIPLSIDHKPDRPDEMNRIQAAGGRVIFWEGARVLGVLAMSRAIGDNYLKPYVSCEPEVTITERSEGDECLILASDGLWDVVSNETACGVARMCLKGKAKVMDGGTDKACEDASMLLTKLALARRSADNVSVLVIDLMGTGILHF from the exons ATGGCGGAGATCTGTTGCGGTGTGGTGAGCGAGAGCGAGGGTTCGTGCGAGACCAGCACCAGAGCGGCGAGGAGGCGGAGGGCGGATCCCTCCGTCAAGCGCCGCTGTCTCGATCTCTGCGATAAAGCTTTGCATAATTGCGGTGGCGAAACTGAGAAACTGAGTTTGAGATCGGAGAAAGGGAAGCAGTTGCCGCCGCCGATCGTTTTGACTCCGATTCTGAATCCGCTGCCGTCGTCTGCCGCCGGCGCCGAGATCAGCAAGGATGTCCTCCCGAAATTCGGTTTCACCTCCGTTTGTGGACGGCGGCGGGACATGGAGGACGCCGTCGCGAGTCATCCTTCCTTTTTCAGGAGTAAAAAACACGATCTCGACGACGCCGCCGCAGCTCTCCACTACTTCGGCGTCTACGACGGCCACGGATGCTCTCac GTAGCTACAAAATGCAAGGAAAGATTGCACGAGATGGTGAAGGAGGAGTTGCTCCTCGACGACGTCGGAGAAGAAGAATCAGATCGAAACAGTAGCAATTGGTGGAGGCGCGTGATGGAGCGTAGCTTCACGCGCATGGACAAAGAAGTGGTTGCATGGAACGAAAACGTGGTGGACAACATGATCCCGAGCTGCCGATGCGAGCTGCGGACGCCGGACTGCGACGCCGTCGGATCCACGGCGGTGGTTGCTGTGGTAACTCCGTACAACATAGTCGTCGCCAATTGCGGCGATTCGAGGGCGGTGCTGTGCCGGAACGGCAAGGCCATTCCCCTTTCCATCGACCACAAA CCGGACCGGCCGGACGAGATGAACCGGATACAGGCCGCCGGAGGCCGAGTCATTTTCTGGGAGGGTGCCCGGGTTCTTGGAGTTCTTGCCATGTCAAGAGCCATCG GAGATAATTATTTGAAGCCATACGTGAGTTGCGAGCCGGAGGTGACGATAACGGAGCGGAGCGAAGGGGACGAGTGCTTGATACTAGCGAGCGATGGGCTGTGGGACGTGGTGTCGAACGAGACGGCGTGCGGTGTGGCGAGGATGTGCCTGAAGGGGAAGGCCAAGGTGATGGACGGTGGCACCGACAAAGCGTGCGAGGATGCATCGATGTTGCTCACAAAGTTGGCTCTGGCGCGGCGGAGTGCAGACAACGTTAGTGTACTCGTTATTGATCTGATGGGGACGGGCATCTTACATTTCTAA